One genomic region from Halococcus qingdaonensis encodes:
- the prf1 gene encoding peptide chain release factor aRF-1, translated as MSTSQTEQSDRKKYEFRRVIEDLKEYEGSGTQLVSLYITPDEKISDNVAHINEEYSEASNIKSKQTRTNVQDALKSIKDRLRYYDTFPPDNGMAVFSGAIDTGGGRTEMVTRVLEDPPQPIHASMYRCSSEFVTEPLEEMLADQGLFGLVVLDRREANVGWLRGKRIEPVKSASSLVPGKQRKGGQSAQRFARLRLEAIDNFYQEVAGMADDLMVPERHEIDGILVGGPSPTKDEFLDGDYLHHELQDKVIGKFDVAYTDESGLSDLVDAASDALADQEVMQDKAEMEEFFAELHGGDLATYGFGPTRENLVLGSVDRLLISEDLREDVVSYDCPEGHTDHELVGQRAETPEHTCEQCGSEPVEVEREDVIDHLISIAEQRGTETRFISSDFEKGEQLLDAFGGIAGILRYSTGV; from the coding sequence ATGAGTACCTCGCAAACCGAACAGTCCGACAGGAAGAAATACGAGTTCCGGCGGGTCATCGAGGACCTCAAGGAGTACGAAGGATCAGGAACGCAGCTCGTCAGTCTCTACATCACCCCCGACGAGAAGATCTCGGACAACGTCGCCCACATCAACGAGGAGTATTCCGAGGCCTCGAACATCAAATCGAAGCAGACCCGGACCAACGTCCAGGACGCGCTGAAGTCGATCAAGGATCGACTCCGCTACTACGACACGTTCCCACCCGACAACGGTATGGCGGTGTTCAGCGGTGCCATCGACACCGGCGGCGGTCGCACCGAGATGGTCACCAGAGTGTTGGAGGATCCGCCGCAGCCGATCCACGCGTCGATGTACCGCTGTTCATCGGAGTTCGTCACCGAACCCCTCGAAGAGATGCTCGCCGATCAGGGGCTGTTCGGCCTCGTCGTGCTCGATCGGCGGGAGGCGAACGTGGGCTGGCTCCGAGGCAAGCGCATCGAACCCGTCAAATCGGCGAGTTCGCTGGTGCCCGGCAAGCAGCGAAAGGGTGGTCAGTCCGCACAGCGGTTCGCCCGTCTCCGGCTTGAGGCCATCGACAACTTCTATCAGGAGGTCGCGGGGATGGCGGACGACCTGATGGTGCCCGAGCGCCACGAGATCGACGGCATTCTGGTTGGGGGTCCCTCACCGACCAAGGACGAGTTCCTCGACGGCGACTATCTCCACCACGAACTCCAGGACAAGGTGATCGGAAAGTTCGACGTCGCCTACACGGACGAATCCGGACTCTCCGATCTCGTCGACGCCGCGAGCGACGCGCTCGCCGATCAGGAGGTGATGCAGGACAAGGCGGAGATGGAGGAGTTCTTCGCCGAGCTCCACGGCGGCGACCTCGCCACCTACGGGTTCGGCCCCACTCGCGAGAACCTCGTGCTCGGCTCGGTCGATCGCCTGCTCATCTCCGAGGACCTCCGCGAGGACGTGGTGAGCTACGACTGTCCAGAGGGCCACACCGATCACGAACTGGTCGGTCAACGGGCCGAGACGCCCGAGCACACCTGCGAACAGTGTGGGAGCGAGCCCGTCGAGGTCGAGCGTGAGGACGTCATCGATCATCTCATCTCGATCGCCGAACAGCGCGGCACCGAGACGCGGTTCATCTCCTCGGATTTCGAGAAGGGCGAGCAGTTGCTCGACGCCTTCGGCGGCATCGCCGGTATCCTGCGATATTCGACAGGTGTCTAA
- a CDS encoding MinD/ParA family ATP-binding protein, whose protein sequence is MSGHVYAVAGGKGGVGKTTSAINLGAALRAAGHDTIVVDADLAMANLGSMVDVRSGPTLHDVLASEAALHEALVWLPEDGSPTRSPPDEGPHLVAVPGSRSLDAFADADPDALGGVLRSLADAADFVLCDTGAGLSHENAVPLGVADGVVVVTTPDPVAVADARKTIDFTARAGGTIVGAVVTHAGEETDVSALADELGIEILAVVPETDAAGDEPLVEIASESYAADAYERLAATLADRGDPGTGAFAESNLVSRSTEPETDDATVVERLSGVFDRSEND, encoded by the coding sequence ATGAGCGGCCACGTCTATGCGGTGGCGGGCGGCAAGGGCGGCGTCGGCAAGACCACCTCCGCGATCAACCTCGGCGCGGCGCTGCGCGCGGCGGGCCACGACACGATCGTCGTCGACGCCGACCTCGCGATGGCGAACCTCGGTTCGATGGTCGACGTTCGCTCCGGGCCGACGCTCCACGACGTGCTCGCGAGCGAGGCCGCCCTCCACGAGGCACTCGTCTGGCTTCCCGAGGACGGATCGCCGACGCGCTCGCCGCCCGACGAGGGGCCGCATCTCGTCGCCGTTCCCGGATCGCGCTCGCTCGATGCGTTCGCCGACGCCGATCCCGACGCACTCGGTGGTGTGCTGCGCTCGCTCGCCGACGCGGCCGATTTCGTGCTCTGTGACACCGGTGCGGGGCTGAGCCACGAGAACGCCGTCCCGCTCGGCGTCGCCGACGGCGTGGTCGTCGTGACGACGCCCGATCCCGTGGCCGTCGCCGACGCGCGAAAGACGATCGACTTCACCGCCCGTGCCGGCGGAACGATCGTCGGCGCGGTCGTGACCCACGCCGGCGAGGAGACCGACGTCTCGGCGCTCGCCGACGAGCTCGGCATCGAGATACTGGCAGTCGTCCCTGAAACCGACGCCGCTGGCGACGAACCGCTCGTCGAGATCGCCTCCGAGAGCTACGCTGCCGACGCCTACGAGCGCCTCGCGGCGACGCTCGCCGACCGCGGCGATCCCGGTACAGGAGCGTTCGCCGAGAGCAATCTCGTGAGCCGGTCGACGGAGCCCGAAACGGACGACGCGACCGTGGTCGAGCGGCTCTCGGGCGTGTTCGATCGGAGCGAGAACGACTGA
- a CDS encoding DsbA family oxidoreductase: MSEHPTTIREYADYACPFCYLSHRSLDDYRQTRDEPLVVDWRPYDLRGDSRDANGDIDGEMGYPEQVEQRIEQLQAEHDANEMLTPDTVPKIDSRDAQLVSFFIKNNHPDQWMVLNGALFVALWEDGRDISDEDVLVEVASSVGVDDAVRDVFADDEYRERLAEQFDDARHNGVTDVPTFVADGRTETGFLSVDDLDAFVRDE; the protein is encoded by the coding sequence ATGAGCGAGCATCCGACGACGATCCGTGAGTATGCCGACTACGCCTGCCCGTTCTGTTATCTCAGCCACCGCTCTCTCGACGACTATCGGCAAACGCGGGACGAACCGCTGGTCGTCGATTGGCGACCCTACGATCTCCGGGGCGATAGCCGCGACGCGAACGGCGATATCGATGGCGAGATGGGCTATCCGGAGCAGGTCGAGCAGCGCATCGAGCAGCTGCAGGCGGAGCACGACGCAAACGAGATGCTCACTCCCGACACGGTTCCGAAGATCGATTCGCGCGACGCACAGCTGGTCTCGTTCTTCATCAAAAACAACCACCCCGACCAGTGGATGGTCCTCAATGGCGCGCTGTTCGTGGCGCTGTGGGAGGACGGCCGCGACATCAGCGACGAGGACGTGCTTGTCGAGGTGGCGTCAAGCGTCGGTGTGGACGACGCCGTTCGCGACGTCTTCGCCGACGACGAATATCGAGAGCGACTCGCCGAGCAGTTCGACGACGCCCGTCACAACGGCGTCACGGACGTCCCGACCTTCGTCGCGGACGGCCGCACCGAGACGGGGTTCCTCTCGGTCGACGACCTCGATGCGTTCGTTCGCGACGAATAG
- the argS gene encoding arginine--tRNA ligase: protein MFLSFRADVAAALSDALSALDVEPTDPGIEDPPESVDAVLASSVAFRLAAEVGAPPPEIAGDLAAEIDPTEYDYIESVSQSGPYVNFHPSPAYYDDTLQAAGDEGFGRLDAKDETVVVEHTSANPTGPVHVGRARNPIVGDAIANVLDFAGYDVSRHYYVNDAGRQMAVFTWAYETFAESDLPDPERERGDYDLVRYYRKGNEFLDEASESERANAEDEISAILEGLEAGDEATYERVEAVVDGVLSGMRESLARLPVDFDEFVKETRFIRDGSTDDLVARLKDTEYAVYEEDAWQLELPSFEKNLVFLRSDGTSLYTTRDLAHHEWKFDNFDRAVTVLGEDHKLQAEQLRETLSILGNDTDKLDSVYYSWINLPEGGMSTREGTGVDLDDLLDESIERAREEVESRLDSRIRDDELDEEDVARIARQVGIGAVRYDIVAKQPAKSITFEWERALDFEAQSAPYVQYVHARTCGILSEAQRASGGRAVPPRDDEAEEADDAPEIVDASELTTAEERELLEVIARFPAVVERAADELAPHVVATYTRTFAEAFNAFYRECPVLSADGEVRRQRLALVAAARRTVANALGLLGVAAPESM, encoded by the coding sequence ATGTTCCTCTCGTTTCGCGCCGACGTCGCGGCGGCGCTGTCGGACGCGCTCTCGGCGCTCGACGTCGAACCGACCGACCCCGGGATCGAAGACCCGCCCGAATCCGTCGATGCCGTGCTCGCCTCCAGCGTCGCCTTCCGGCTAGCCGCAGAAGTGGGTGCACCGCCGCCGGAGATCGCCGGCGATCTCGCCGCCGAGATCGATCCCACCGAGTACGACTACATCGAATCGGTCTCGCAGTCCGGGCCGTACGTCAACTTCCACCCCTCGCCGGCCTACTACGACGACACCCTGCAGGCGGCCGGTGACGAGGGGTTCGGCCGACTCGACGCGAAGGACGAGACGGTCGTCGTCGAACACACGAGCGCGAACCCCACAGGCCCCGTCCACGTCGGCCGTGCGCGCAACCCTATCGTCGGCGACGCGATCGCGAACGTGCTCGATTTCGCCGGCTACGACGTCTCGCGTCACTACTACGTCAACGACGCCGGCCGGCAGATGGCCGTGTTCACGTGGGCCTACGAGACCTTCGCCGAAAGCGACCTCCCCGATCCGGAGCGCGAGCGCGGCGACTACGACCTCGTGCGCTACTACCGCAAGGGCAACGAGTTCCTGGACGAGGCCAGCGAGAGCGAGCGCGCGAACGCCGAGGACGAGATCAGTGCGATTCTGGAAGGACTCGAAGCGGGCGACGAGGCGACCTACGAACGTGTCGAGGCGGTCGTCGACGGTGTACTCTCGGGAATGCGCGAATCGCTCGCGCGCCTGCCCGTGGATTTCGACGAATTCGTCAAAGAGACCCGGTTCATTCGCGACGGGAGCACCGACGATCTCGTCGCGCGGCTCAAGGACACCGAATACGCCGTCTACGAGGAGGATGCCTGGCAGCTCGAACTGCCGAGCTTCGAGAAGAACCTCGTCTTCCTCCGCTCGGACGGGACCAGCCTCTACACGACGCGCGATCTGGCCCACCACGAGTGGAAGTTCGACAACTTCGATCGCGCCGTCACCGTACTGGGAGAGGATCACAAACTCCAAGCCGAACAGCTCCGCGAGACGCTCTCGATTCTCGGCAACGATACCGACAAGCTGGATTCGGTCTACTACTCCTGGATCAACCTTCCCGAGGGCGGGATGAGCACCCGCGAGGGCACCGGCGTCGATCTCGACGACCTGCTCGACGAGTCGATCGAGCGCGCCCGCGAGGAGGTCGAATCACGACTCGACTCGCGGATCCGCGACGACGAACTCGACGAGGAGGACGTGGCGCGCATCGCCCGCCAGGTGGGCATCGGCGCGGTGCGCTACGACATCGTGGCGAAACAGCCCGCAAAGTCGATCACCTTCGAGTGGGAGCGTGCGCTCGATTTCGAGGCCCAGAGCGCGCCGTACGTCCAGTACGTCCACGCACGGACCTGCGGGATTCTCAGCGAGGCGCAACGCGCCTCGGGGGGTCGAGCGGTCCCGCCGCGAGACGACGAGGCCGAGGAAGCCGACGACGCGCCCGAAATCGTCGATGCAAGCGAGCTCACGACCGCCGAGGAACGCGAATTACTGGAAGTGATCGCACGATTCCCGGCGGTCGTCGAGCGCGCGGCCGACGAACTCGCCCCACACGTCGTCGCCACCTACACGCGCACGTTCGCCGAGGCGTTCAACGCCTTCTATCGCGAGTGTCCCGTGCTCTCGGCCGACGGGGAGGTGCGCAGACAGCGCCTCGCGCTCGTGGCCGCAGCCCGGAGAACGGTCGCGAACGCGCTCGGCCTGCTCGGCGTCGCCGCGCCCGAGTCGATGTAG
- a CDS encoding CTP-dependent riboflavin kinase, whose product MPMATEGAIGNDELATLKLLALDGALDSDVKISCANLAADLDASTQTASRRLQHLDDANLLTRETVADGQWVAVTEDGERALRAEHADYRRLFEEHSTISLDGTVTSGMGEGRHYISLSGYMAQFEDRLGYEPFPGTLNVSLAAESTRTRTALDAAEPVEIDGWEDDERTYGPAFCYPATVLYDEAEYDRAHVIAPERTHHDEDKLEVIAPVKLREELGLEDEDPVTVHIEVAP is encoded by the coding sequence ATGCCGATGGCAACCGAGGGCGCGATCGGGAACGACGAACTCGCCACCCTCAAGCTGCTGGCGCTCGACGGAGCGCTCGACAGCGACGTCAAGATTTCCTGTGCGAACCTCGCGGCCGACCTCGATGCCTCGACCCAGACCGCCTCCAGACGCCTCCAGCATCTCGACGACGCGAACTTACTCACCCGCGAGACCGTCGCCGACGGCCAGTGGGTCGCGGTGACCGAGGACGGCGAGCGCGCGCTGCGGGCCGAACACGCCGACTACCGACGCCTGTTCGAGGAGCACTCGACGATTTCGCTCGACGGGACGGTCACGAGCGGGATGGGCGAGGGTCGCCACTACATCTCGCTGTCGGGCTACATGGCGCAGTTCGAGGATCGACTGGGCTATGAGCCGTTCCCTGGGACGCTCAACGTCTCGCTCGCCGCCGAGAGCACTAGGACGCGGACGGCGCTTGACGCGGCCGAACCGGTCGAGATCGACGGCTGGGAGGACGACGAGCGAACCTACGGCCCGGCGTTTTGCTATCCCGCGACCGTCTTGTACGACGAGGCGGAATACGACCGTGCCCACGTCATCGCGCCCGAACGGACCCATCACGACGAGGACAAGCTCGAAGTCATCGCACCGGTGAAACTCCGCGAGGAGCTCGGGCTCGAAGACGAGGACCCCGTCACCGTGCACATCGAGGTGGCACCGTGA
- the ribB gene encoding 3,4-dihydroxy-2-butanone-4-phosphate synthase has product MTSRTSDHAVDHGSAEPVQRAIDAMATGGPVLVHDAADREGETDLIYPADAVTPDSVARLRNDAGGLVCVALSDPVARAFDLPFAREAIDHPAADGGKLSYGDRSSFSLTVNHRDTYTGITDDDRSKTITALGRAAAAPDETDFADEFRAPGHVHLLRGATEGVDDRRGHTELALALADTADRPPAVVVCEMLDDSGGALSPAGAQAYAERNDLVYVEGRDLLDAFR; this is encoded by the coding sequence GTGACCTCGCGAACGAGCGATCACGCGGTCGATCACGGGAGCGCGGAGCCAGTCCAGCGCGCGATCGACGCGATGGCCACGGGCGGGCCGGTGCTCGTCCACGACGCCGCCGACCGCGAGGGCGAGACCGATCTCATTTATCCTGCCGATGCCGTCACGCCCGACTCGGTCGCGCGCCTGCGCAACGACGCCGGCGGGCTGGTCTGTGTCGCGCTCTCCGATCCCGTGGCCCGTGCGTTCGATCTCCCCTTCGCCCGCGAGGCGATCGATCACCCTGCGGCCGACGGGGGAAAACTGAGCTACGGCGACCGGTCGTCGTTCTCGCTGACGGTGAACCACCGTGACACCTACACCGGTATCACTGACGACGATAGATCGAAAACCATCACTGCGCTCGGTCGTGCGGCCGCCGCACCCGATGAGACTGATTTCGCCGACGAGTTCCGCGCGCCGGGTCACGTCCATCTGCTCCGTGGGGCCACCGAGGGAGTTGACGACCGCCGTGGCCACACCGAACTCGCGCTCGCGCTGGCCGATACGGCCGACCGACCGCCGGCGGTCGTCGTCTGTGAGATGCTCGATGATTCGGGCGGAGCGCTCTCGCCGGCGGGCGCGCAGGCCTACGCCGAGCGCAACGATCTGGTGTACGTCGAGGGGCGCGATCTCCTCGACGCCTTCCGTTAG
- a CDS encoding Na+/H+ antiporter NhaC family protein has product MSEFEPLSYEDLAPSQRPSLAEALVPVGAVVVALGVGSGYLGLAPHGPLLWAIVVTGLFVHYRLGYDWEGIYEAAASGLRMGLQAILILFVIYGLIATWTSAGTIPGLMYYGLGLLSPAIFLPVAALLAAVVAVAVGSSWTTVGTLGVAFLGIGEGLGIPAPMTAGAVVSGAYAGDKQSPLSDTTNLAAAVTDSDLYDHINAMRVGTLVAFGLSVLAYAALGAVVIDPSGANVAAISDPLASSYALGPLVFLPLLVTFGFALYGIPALPSLLAGVFSGVLTTIVAQGVSFTRAWDVFLNGTAPETGSEVVNELLAAGGVTGSAWTIAVVVAALSLGGLLERTGILATLAHHLTAAIDSSASLVAGTGVAAMVTNAVTAQQYMSIVVPGLSLRSLYDEYDLETTDLSRAVEAAGTPSGPLFPWHAGAVYMAGVLGFATSWAFVPYYFFGFLSPAVLFVMAYTGRGTGQRTPTDAATAADD; this is encoded by the coding sequence ATGAGCGAGTTCGAACCGCTGTCCTACGAGGATCTCGCGCCGTCGCAACGGCCAAGCCTCGCCGAGGCGCTCGTGCCGGTCGGTGCGGTCGTGGTCGCCCTGGGCGTCGGCTCGGGCTATCTCGGCCTCGCGCCGCACGGGCCGCTGCTGTGGGCGATCGTCGTCACCGGGCTGTTCGTCCACTACCGACTCGGCTACGATTGGGAGGGGATCTACGAGGCCGCCGCGAGCGGGCTACGGATGGGGCTTCAGGCGATCCTCATCCTGTTCGTCATCTACGGGCTGATCGCGACGTGGACGAGCGCGGGCACGATCCCGGGGCTGATGTACTACGGCCTCGGGCTGCTCTCGCCGGCGATCTTCCTCCCCGTGGCGGCGCTGCTCGCGGCGGTCGTCGCGGTCGCGGTCGGTTCCTCGTGGACCACGGTGGGAACGCTCGGCGTCGCCTTCCTTGGCATCGGCGAGGGACTCGGCATCCCCGCGCCGATGACGGCGGGTGCGGTCGTCTCGGGTGCCTATGCGGGCGACAAGCAGAGCCCCCTCTCGGACACGACGAACCTCGCGGCCGCCGTCACCGACAGCGATCTCTACGACCACATCAACGCGATGCGCGTGGGCACGCTCGTCGCGTTCGGCCTCTCGGTGCTCGCCTACGCAGCCCTCGGCGCGGTCGTCATCGACCCGAGCGGCGCGAACGTCGCCGCCATCAGCGATCCGCTCGCGTCGTCGTACGCGCTCGGCCCGCTCGTTTTCCTTCCGCTGCTCGTGACGTTCGGCTTCGCACTCTACGGCATACCAGCGCTGCCGTCGCTCCTCGCGGGCGTCTTCTCGGGCGTGCTGACCACGATTGTCGCCCAGGGCGTCTCCTTCACCCGCGCGTGGGACGTCTTTCTGAACGGTACTGCCCCGGAAACAGGGAGCGAGGTCGTCAACGAACTGCTCGCCGCGGGCGGCGTCACCGGCTCGGCCTGGACGATCGCGGTCGTCGTCGCCGCGCTCTCGCTGGGCGGACTGCTCGAACGCACGGGAATATTGGCGACGCTCGCCCACCATCTCACGGCGGCGATCGACTCGTCGGCCTCGCTCGTCGCCGGTACGGGCGTGGCCGCGATGGTGACCAACGCCGTCACCGCCCAGCAGTACATGAGCATCGTCGTTCCGGGGCTCAGCCTGCGCAGCCTCTACGACGAGTATGATCTGGAGACGACCGACCTCTCACGGGCGGTCGAAGCCGCCGGCACGCCCTCCGGCCCGCTCTTCCCGTGGCACGCCGGCGCGGTCTACATGGCCGGCGTGCTCGGGTTCGCCACCTCGTGGGCGTTCGTTCCGTACTACTTCTTCGGCTTTCTCTCGCCGGCGGTACTGTTCGTGATGGCCTATACGGGTCGCGGCACCGGCCAGCGCACACCGACGGACGCGGCGACGGCCGCCGACGACTAA
- a CDS encoding branched-chain amino acid transaminase: MSGFDDMDVDTIWMDGEFVDWDEAQVHVLTHGLHYGSGIFEGVRCYDTEEGPAIFRWDEHLDRFYNSAKPYDMEIDHSREELTEATLELIERQDLQSCYIRPLAYYGYNSLGVSPQDCPTKTAIACWPWGTYLGEEALENGVDVMVSSWRKHASSQVPTNAKTTGLYVNSMLAGEEARRNDYVEAIVLNKEGNVAEGPGENIFLVNDGEIYTPGLAESILDGITRRTAITLARDLGYTVHDEAAISRGELYTADELFFTGSAAEITPIRSVDDVTIGPGERGPVTEELQSKFFEVVERRTDDYDEWFTYP, translated from the coding sequence ATGAGCGGTTTCGATGACATGGACGTCGACACGATCTGGATGGACGGCGAGTTCGTCGACTGGGACGAGGCACAGGTCCACGTCCTCACCCACGGACTGCACTACGGCTCGGGCATCTTCGAGGGCGTCCGCTGCTACGACACCGAGGAGGGCCCGGCGATCTTCCGCTGGGACGAACACCTCGACCGGTTCTACAACTCCGCGAAACCCTACGACATGGAGATCGACCACTCGCGCGAGGAGCTCACCGAGGCGACGCTCGAACTCATCGAGCGTCAGGATCTCCAGTCGTGTTACATCCGCCCGCTGGCCTACTACGGCTACAACAGCCTGGGCGTGAGTCCACAGGACTGTCCCACCAAGACCGCCATCGCCTGCTGGCCGTGGGGCACCTATCTCGGCGAGGAGGCGCTCGAAAACGGCGTCGACGTGATGGTCTCGTCGTGGCGCAAACACGCCTCCAGCCAGGTCCCGACGAACGCGAAGACCACAGGACTGTACGTCAACTCGATGCTCGCCGGTGAGGAGGCCCGCCGCAACGACTACGTCGAGGCGATCGTCCTCAACAAGGAGGGCAACGTCGCCGAAGGGCCGGGCGAGAACATCTTCCTCGTCAACGACGGCGAGATCTACACGCCCGGCCTCGCCGAGAGCATCCTCGATGGTATCACCCGCCGGACGGCCATCACGCTCGCGCGCGATCTCGGCTACACGGTCCACGACGAGGCAGCCATCAGCCGCGGCGAGCTCTACACCGCCGACGAACTGTTCTTCACGGGCAGCGCCGCCGAGATCACCCCCATCCGTTCGGTCGACGACGTCACGATCGGCCCGGGCGAGCGCGGCCCCGTCACCGAGGAGCTCCAATCGAAGTTCTTCGAGGTCGTCGAACGCCGCACCGACGACTACGACGAGTGGTTCACCTACCCCTGA
- a CDS encoding molybdopterin biosynthesis protein, with translation MSGRKEFRDLASPEEAHETIAGLDIGSGSESVPLAEANGRVLAERVDAGLDVPGFDRSGLDGYALRARDTFGASEGDPVTLTLVGTVEAGQRPAVDPGSGEAVEIATGAVMPDGADAMVPVEQTDEEDETVHVDTAVTPGENVMAAGADIAAGERALGPGTHLTAREIGLLSALGIDEVPVRASPRVGIVSTGDELVRPGRELDSGRGQIYDVNSYTTAAGVREAGGEPILYPHAGDDMDAMERVLRKAADECDLVLSSGSTSASAVDVVYRVIDEQGELFLHGVAIKPGKPMLVGRLDEAAYVGLPGYPVSALSIFRTFVAPAIRRAAGLPEPETATVEARMASRERYDGGRRRLVPIGLVTNGDGELLAAPVDKGSGATTSLVEADGIVAMPADVNYLDEGERVTVELFSPDVRPPTLFGVGEDDPLFSRLLDRLDRPRYLRQGSRGGQRYLRDGVTDIGVSSIDTEIGTEIGGWTREWGLVVPDGNPEGVTGLGELVDEDLRFVNRPTESGLRTSLGNALAELADERGMERHELVEAIDGFEFTVQAHESPARRILAGDADVGLGLRATAANLGCGFVPIGTERVHVLANPERMDKAGVEELDRELDAIDDLLDVLPGYGR, from the coding sequence ATGAGCGGACGAAAGGAGTTCCGCGATCTCGCATCCCCCGAGGAAGCCCACGAGACGATCGCCGGGCTCGACATCGGCAGTGGGAGCGAGAGCGTGCCGCTCGCCGAGGCGAACGGACGAGTGCTCGCCGAACGGGTCGATGCCGGCCTGGACGTGCCGGGGTTCGATCGGTCGGGGCTCGACGGCTACGCGCTCCGTGCGCGAGACACCTTCGGCGCGAGCGAGGGCGATCCCGTCACGCTCACCCTCGTTGGAACCGTCGAAGCGGGCCAGCGCCCGGCCGTCGATCCCGGAAGCGGGGAGGCCGTCGAGATCGCCACCGGGGCCGTGATGCCCGACGGGGCCGACGCGATGGTGCCCGTCGAGCAAACTGACGAGGAGGACGAGACGGTGCACGTGGACACCGCCGTGACGCCGGGCGAGAACGTGATGGCCGCTGGTGCGGACATCGCGGCCGGCGAGCGCGCGCTCGGTCCCGGAACGCACCTCACCGCCCGCGAGATCGGACTGTTGTCGGCGCTCGGGATCGACGAGGTGCCCGTGCGCGCGAGCCCGCGGGTCGGCATCGTCTCGACGGGTGACGAACTCGTCCGACCGGGCAGGGAGCTCGACAGCGGGCGCGGGCAGATATACGACGTGAACAGCTACACGACCGCGGCGGGCGTCAGGGAGGCCGGCGGCGAGCCGATTCTCTACCCACACGCGGGCGACGACATGGACGCGATGGAGCGAGTGCTTCGAAAGGCGGCCGACGAGTGCGACCTCGTGCTCTCGTCGGGGTCGACCTCCGCGAGCGCCGTCGACGTCGTCTATCGCGTCATCGACGAGCAGGGCGAGCTGTTCCTGCACGGGGTGGCGATCAAGCCGGGCAAGCCGATGCTCGTCGGCCGGCTAGACGAGGCGGCGTACGTCGGCCTGCCGGGCTATCCGGTCTCGGCGCTGTCGATCTTCCGAACGTTCGTCGCACCGGCCATCCGCCGCGCTGCGGGACTGCCGGAACCCGAAACGGCGACCGTCGAGGCGCGGATGGCGAGTCGGGAACGCTACGACGGCGGTCGCCGCCGGCTCGTGCCGATCGGATTGGTGACGAACGGCGACGGGGAACTATTGGCCGCGCCCGTCGACAAGGGCAGCGGCGCGACCACGAGCCTCGTCGAGGCGGACGGGATCGTCGCGATGCCGGCCGACGTCAACTATCTCGACGAGGGCGAGCGGGTGACGGTCGAGCTGTTCTCGCCGGACGTCCGCCCGCCGACGCTGTTCGGCGTCGGTGAGGATGACCCACTCTTCTCGCGACTGCTCGATCGCCTAGATCGCCCGCGCTATCTGCGCCAGGGCAGTCGTGGCGGGCAGCGCTACTTGCGCGACGGCGTGACCGACATCGGTGTGAGTTCGATCGATACCGAAATCGGTACCGAGATCGGCGGCTGGACGCGTGAATGGGGGCTCGTCGTGCCTGACGGGAATCCGGAGGGTGTGACGGGGCTTGGAGAGCTCGTGGACGAGGATCTACGCTTCGTCAACCGGCCGACCGAGTCGGGACTCCGGACGAGCCTCGGGAACGCGCTCGCGGAACTCGCCGACGAGCGCGGGATGGAGCGCCACGAACTCGTCGAAGCGATCGACGGGTTCGAGTTCACCGTCCAGGCCCACGAGAGCCCCGCGCGCCGGATACTCGCGGGCGATGCCGACGTCGGGCTCGGCCTGCGCGCGACGGCCGCGAACCTCGGCTGTGGGTTCGTTCCAATCGGCACCGAGCGAGTGCACGTGCTCGCGAATCCCGAACGAATGGACAAAGCCGGTGTCGAAGAGCTCGACCGCGAACTCGACGCGATCGACGACCTGCTCGACGTGCTGCCCGGCTACGGCCGCTGA